From the genome of Hymenobacter sp. PAMC 26628, one region includes:
- a CDS encoding RICIN domain-containing protein: protein MLRLLPLLLLFCSLGTLAQGSFQPDERAYYGLIDRGSGRCLDVVGAGTNAGDAAVQWEFTHSNSQQWRFVPVAAGSEYFRIEAKHSTLCLTVPKPGEAVPLVQQPFQGGLGQQWRLVPAGPLGNFLFENRLEGRVAGLAAADKFNGTPMQAQKANGRASQQWHLFKLRLNVAPGPGFGTREPLTALNSAGNEIGPVLAPDGQTLYFGRTKFAGNTEGNTDTGDAWAAQSPNKGKTWGPPQRLDALNTTQNNGVLAVVGTQGQTLLVRGTYNREGFRDEGVSRVSRVAAGPPGGPAKGLRTEDVDVANYYTAVPATGFFMTADEKILLLSLERGDSEGGNDLYFSRPAGAGGYSAPQSLGPVLNSPGFDFAPWLTPDGKTLYFSSYGHMGYGGADVFVSQRLDDSWTRWSEPQNLGPALNGLGFDAYFSLATDGETAYFASSATANASADLFRAGRAAPDTAVVAAGPAPVSEANRAFVSGRVLDARSRQPVPGATVKAVLLPNAQGVQFEATARTDAAGSFVLSLLAGRYRVAGASGLLSSVDTVAFAGNSGRDLLLRPAAAGTKVDLPTIIFAQGKATLLGPSFAELNRLAIALQAEPKTEVRLEGHTDNVGPADKNQQLSEDRVAEVKRYLVKRGIDENRISTVGFGGSRPRFGNDREETRRLNRRVELVIVK, encoded by the coding sequence ATGCTTCGTTTGCTGCCGCTGCTGCTGTTGTTTTGTTCGCTGGGGACCCTGGCCCAGGGCTCCTTCCAACCCGACGAGCGGGCCTACTACGGCCTGATTGACCGGGGCAGCGGGCGCTGCCTCGACGTGGTGGGCGCCGGCACCAACGCCGGCGACGCGGCCGTGCAGTGGGAATTCACGCATTCCAACAGCCAGCAGTGGCGCTTCGTGCCGGTGGCGGCGGGCAGCGAATACTTCCGCATCGAGGCCAAGCACAGCACCTTGTGCCTGACGGTGCCCAAGCCCGGCGAGGCCGTGCCGCTGGTGCAGCAGCCGTTTCAGGGCGGGCTGGGGCAGCAGTGGCGGCTGGTTCCGGCGGGGCCCCTGGGCAACTTTTTGTTTGAAAACCGCTTGGAGGGCCGCGTGGCTGGCTTGGCCGCCGCCGACAAGTTCAACGGCACGCCCATGCAGGCCCAGAAGGCGAACGGCCGGGCCAGCCAACAGTGGCACCTGTTCAAACTGCGCCTGAACGTGGCCCCGGGCCCCGGTTTTGGGACCCGCGAGCCGCTCACGGCGCTTAACTCGGCGGGCAACGAAATCGGCCCGGTGCTGGCCCCCGACGGGCAAACGCTGTACTTCGGCCGTACCAAATTTGCGGGCAATACCGAGGGCAACACCGACACTGGCGACGCCTGGGCCGCCCAAAGCCCCAACAAGGGCAAGACCTGGGGCCCCCCGCAGCGCCTTGACGCCCTGAATACGACCCAAAACAACGGCGTGCTGGCCGTGGTGGGAACCCAGGGCCAGACGCTGCTCGTGCGCGGTACCTACAACCGCGAGGGCTTCCGCGACGAGGGTGTGAGCCGGGTGAGCCGCGTGGCTGCCGGCCCCCCCGGGGGCCCCGCCAAGGGCCTGCGCACGGAGGACGTGGACGTGGCCAACTACTACACCGCTGTGCCGGCCACAGGCTTTTTCATGACGGCCGACGAGAAAATCCTGCTACTTTCCCTGGAGCGCGGCGACTCGGAGGGCGGCAACGACCTCTACTTTAGCCGGCCCGCCGGCGCGGGCGGCTACTCAGCCCCCCAAAGCCTGGGCCCCGTGCTGAACTCGCCGGGCTTTGACTTCGCCCCATGGCTTACGCCAGACGGCAAAACGTTGTATTTCAGTTCGTACGGCCACATGGGCTACGGCGGAGCCGACGTGTTCGTGAGCCAGCGCCTCGACGACTCGTGGACGCGCTGGAGTGAGCCCCAGAACCTGGGCCCCGCCCTGAACGGCCTTGGCTTCGACGCCTACTTCAGCTTGGCCACCGACGGCGAAACGGCCTACTTCGCCTCGTCGGCCACGGCCAACGCCTCGGCCGACTTGTTTCGCGCCGGCCGCGCCGCCCCCGATACCGCCGTGGTGGCCGCCGGCCCCGCCCCGGTGTCGGAGGCCAACCGCGCTTTCGTGAGCGGGCGGGTGCTCGACGCCCGCAGCCGCCAGCCCGTGCCCGGGGCCACTGTGAAAGCTGTGCTGCTGCCCAATGCCCAGGGCGTGCAGTTCGAAGCCACGGCCCGCACCGACGCCGCAGGCAGCTTCGTGCTCTCGCTGCTGGCTGGTCGCTACCGGGTGGCCGGGGCCAGCGGCCTGCTTTCCAGCGTTGATACGGTGGCCTTCGCCGGCAACTCGGGCCGCGACTTGCTGCTGCGCCCCGCTGCTGCTGGCACCAAGGTCGACCTGCCCACCATCATCTTCGCCCAGGGTAAGGCCACGCTGCTGGGCCCCTCCTTCGCCGAACTTAACCGCTTAGCCATTGCCCTGCAGGCCGAACCCAAAACGGAAGTGCGCCTCGAAGGCCACACCGACAACGTGGGCCCCGCCGACAAAAACCAGCAGCTATCCGAAGACCGGGTGGCCGAGGTGAAGCGCTACCTCGTGAAGCGCGGCATCGACGAAAATCGCATCAGCACCGTGGGCTTCGGCGGGTCGCGCCCCCGCTTTGGCAACGACCGCGAAGAAACTCGCCGCCTCAACCGCCGCGTGGAATTGGTGATTGTGAAGTAG